One genomic window of Thermoanaerobacterales bacterium includes the following:
- a CDS encoding zf-TFIIB domain-containing protein has translation MKNCPVCATELNEATKYGVQIDVCPRCRGVWLDRGELEKVIGMARDFRGMDAGREMHDEDRNELRYRKDDDDSRYGKPHGRKKKRGFLDMFEEMFD, from the coding sequence ATGAAGAACTGCCCGGTCTGTGCAACAGAGCTTAACGAGGCTACCAAATACGGGGTGCAGATCGACGTCTGCCCGCGCTGCCGCGGGGTGTGGCTTGACCGCGGGGAGTTGGAGAAGGTTATCGGGATGGCCCGCGACTTCCGGGGTATGGACGCCGGGAGGGAGATGCACGACGAGGACCGCAACGAACTCCGGTACCGGAAAGACGATGACGACTCCCGCTACGGCAAACCCCACGGCCGGAAGAAAAAGCGGGGATTCCTGGACATGTTCGAGGAGATGTTCGATTAG
- the pdaA gene encoding delta-lactam-biosynthetic de-N-acetylase, translated as MRPLPIILALSLVANLALAGYLLSSPGLQAPGGAGGDDPRAEQVEALERRLDALRQENAALRAELEELKAPSADPAPGGMGDTSQDKTVLSWYFYRNKEHRPPTTDPAYLQAIADGRGIFLGPTDRKTVYLTFDEGYENSYTARILDILAANGVRAAFFVTGPYVRANPALVRRMAAEGHVVGNHSQTHPSLPKVSNDLIREEVLSVHRQVRELTGTEMRFFRPPMGEFNRRTLDQVHSLGYTSVFWSMAYKDWDVNKQPGSEAAYRHVIDNIHPGAVILLHAVSQSNTEALDRILKELKRQGYTFGTLDELA; from the coding sequence ATGCGGCCGCTGCCCATCATCCTGGCCCTCTCCCTGGTTGCCAACCTGGCCCTGGCGGGGTACCTGCTCAGCAGCCCCGGCCTCCAGGCCCCCGGCGGCGCCGGCGGCGACGACCCCCGGGCGGAACAGGTCGAGGCCCTTGAACGCCGGTTGGACGCCCTCCGGCAGGAAAACGCCGCCCTGCGGGCCGAACTCGAGGAATTGAAAGCGCCGTCCGCGGACCCGGCCCCCGGGGGGATGGGGGATACTTCCCAGGATAAAACAGTCCTCTCCTGGTATTTCTACCGCAACAAGGAACACCGCCCGCCGACAACGGATCCGGCTTACCTCCAGGCCATCGCCGACGGGCGGGGCATCTTCCTGGGCCCCACCGACCGGAAGACGGTGTACCTGACCTTTGACGAGGGCTACGAAAACAGCTATACCGCACGCATCCTGGACATCCTGGCGGCCAACGGCGTGCGGGCGGCGTTCTTTGTCACCGGCCCCTATGTCCGGGCCAACCCCGCCCTCGTACGCCGCATGGCGGCCGAGGGCCATGTTGTAGGCAATCACAGCCAGACCCATCCGTCCCTGCCGAAGGTCAGCAACGACCTCATCCGGGAGGAGGTCCTCAGCGTCCACCGGCAGGTCCGGGAACTGACCGGCACCGAGATGCGCTTCTTCCGTCCCCCGATGGGCGAGTTCAACCGGCGCACCCTCGACCAGGTGCATTCCCTCGGTTATACGAGCGTCTTCTGGAGCATGGCCTACAAGGACTGGGACGTCAACAAGCAGCCCGGGAGCGAGGCCGCCTACCGTCACGTCATCGACAACATACACCCGGGGGCGGTGATCCTTCTCCACGCCGTCTCGCAGTCCAACACCGAGGCCCTGGACCGTATCCTTAAAGAACTGAAGCGCCAGGGGTACACCTTCGGCACCCTTGACGAATTGGCTTAA
- the trkA gene encoding Trk system potassium transporter TrkA, which produces MKITIIGAGKVGVEIARRLVGEGHDLVLIDQDETKLSRLEGHLDALMLKGSGSSATVLKHPDVARSDMVAAVTNADEINMIACMMAKKLGVPRTIARIRDPVYARDLVVSKEDLGLDLVINPEHSAAMEIARLLTVSLPVHTEPFADGKVQMAEITIDESHRFFANKRLSEAELPHSCLIVGISRRGGMIVPGGRDQILPGDTLYILGHADSVEKVCARIKKRRPRTSSVIILGGGRIGFYLGEKLCSLGIRPKIIEQNHERCLSLAERLPEALILEGDGSDLDLLKREGIKDTDGFVAVTGFDEENLLLSLLAKQMGAKYVIAKVSRPNYAHLVEHLGVDAAISPLLITASAILRYIRGGRLLSLVLLLNGQAEVVELILQPESRMVGKPLSRLGLPKGVIVGAIKRQQRVIIPKGDVVLQGGDRLVVFAVGYGVDTIERLFNVGGGKS; this is translated from the coding sequence GTGAAGATTACCATTATCGGCGCCGGCAAGGTCGGCGTCGAGATCGCCAGGCGGCTCGTGGGCGAAGGACATGACCTGGTACTGATCGACCAGGACGAAACCAAGCTTTCCCGCCTTGAGGGCCACCTGGACGCCCTCATGCTGAAAGGCAGCGGGTCCAGCGCGACCGTCCTGAAACACCCCGACGTGGCCAGAAGCGACATGGTGGCTGCGGTCACCAACGCCGACGAGATCAACATGATCGCGTGCATGATGGCCAAGAAGCTCGGGGTCCCCCGCACCATCGCCCGCATCCGCGACCCGGTCTACGCCCGCGATCTGGTTGTCTCCAAAGAGGACCTCGGGCTGGACCTGGTCATCAACCCCGAACACTCGGCGGCCATGGAGATCGCCCGCCTGCTGACGGTCTCCCTCCCCGTGCACACCGAGCCTTTCGCCGACGGCAAGGTCCAGATGGCCGAAATCACAATCGACGAGTCTCATCGTTTCTTCGCTAACAAGCGACTGTCCGAGGCCGAACTGCCTCACTCCTGCCTGATCGTCGGTATCTCGCGCCGCGGGGGGATGATTGTCCCCGGCGGGCGTGACCAAATCCTGCCCGGCGACACTCTCTACATCCTGGGACATGCCGACAGCGTGGAGAAGGTCTGCGCGCGCATCAAGAAGCGCCGCCCGCGGACAAGCAGCGTCATCATCCTCGGCGGCGGGCGGATCGGATTCTACCTGGGAGAAAAGCTCTGTTCCCTCGGCATAAGGCCCAAGATTATCGAGCAGAACCACGAGCGCTGTCTCAGCCTGGCCGAGCGTCTGCCGGAGGCCCTTATCCTCGAGGGCGACGGCTCCGACCTTGACCTTCTGAAGCGCGAGGGCATCAAAGATACGGACGGCTTTGTAGCCGTCACCGGTTTCGATGAGGAAAACCTGCTCCTGTCGCTCCTGGCCAAACAGATGGGGGCCAAGTATGTCATCGCCAAGGTAAGCCGCCCGAACTACGCCCATCTCGTCGAGCACCTCGGCGTGGACGCCGCGATCAGCCCGTTGCTGATCACGGCCAGCGCCATCCTGCGGTATATCCGCGGCGGGCGGCTCCTGTCCCTGGTCCTGCTCCTTAACGGGCAGGCCGAGGTGGTCGAACTGATCCTGCAGCCCGAAAGCCGCATGGTCGGCAAGCCGTTGTCCCGCCTGGGGCTGCCCAAGGGTGTCATCGTCGGGGCCATCAAGCGCCAGCAGCGGGTCATCATCCCCAAGGGCGACGTGGTCCTGCAGGGGGGCGACCGCCTGGTGGTCTTCGCCGTCGGCTACGGTGTGGATACCATAGAGCGCCTGTTTAACGTGGGGGGCGGCAAATCCTGA
- a CDS encoding TrkH family potassium uptake protein: MLLAEGAALVPCLWIAVFHQGPDVPAFIWTIALAAAVGLPLALIRADLGDVGYREGFMVAAIGWVVLAAFGSLPFIFSGVLPNPVDAFFEAMSGFTTTGASTIADLTPVPYGILFWRSLTHWLGGMGIVVFIVALLPSLKVAGIQLYRAEVPGPSKIKVVPRVAQTSRELYRVYLLFTLAEILLLRLAGLPWFDSLIHTFGTVATGGFSNQNASVGAYNNLAVELIIVMFMILCGMSFSLHIRAIKGHYRAIWQDTELRVYLAIIAVAVAAVTLNLVSSLGLAPAQAARHALFQVASIITTTGFSTVDFNLWPDFSRLILVLLMFIGGCAGSTGGAIKVVRFIILWKVAIRQLRRLIHPQAVLPVRLGGAVIPSEMVDIVQAFFILYLGLFFGSVIIVAGGGADFLTALTAVAATLGNVGPGLGLVGPMSNFAALPDLAKALLSFCMLVGRLELFTVLALLHPGFWRR, encoded by the coding sequence TTGTTGCTTGCCGAGGGGGCGGCCCTGGTCCCCTGTCTCTGGATCGCCGTTTTTCACCAGGGTCCGGATGTCCCGGCGTTCATCTGGACCATCGCCCTTGCCGCGGCCGTCGGCCTCCCCCTGGCCCTCATCAGGGCCGACCTGGGGGACGTGGGCTACCGCGAGGGCTTCATGGTGGCCGCCATCGGCTGGGTGGTCCTGGCCGCTTTCGGATCCTTACCTTTCATATTCAGCGGCGTGCTGCCCAACCCGGTGGACGCCTTCTTCGAGGCCATGTCGGGGTTTACCACCACGGGGGCGTCCACCATCGCCGACCTGACACCGGTCCCGTACGGCATCCTCTTCTGGCGAAGCCTGACACATTGGCTGGGCGGGATGGGGATCGTCGTCTTCATCGTCGCCCTCCTGCCGTCCCTCAAGGTGGCGGGGATACAGCTGTACCGGGCGGAGGTTCCGGGACCCTCCAAGATCAAGGTCGTCCCCCGCGTCGCTCAGACCTCGCGCGAACTCTACCGGGTCTACCTCCTGTTCACCCTGGCCGAAATCCTCCTGCTGCGCCTGGCCGGGCTGCCCTGGTTCGACAGTCTCATTCATACCTTCGGCACGGTGGCCACCGGCGGTTTCTCCAACCAGAACGCCAGCGTCGGCGCATACAACAATCTGGCCGTGGAACTGATCATCGTCATGTTTATGATCCTGTGCGGCATGAGCTTCAGCCTGCACATCCGGGCCATTAAGGGCCACTACCGGGCCATCTGGCAGGACACGGAGCTGAGGGTCTACCTGGCCATCATCGCCGTTGCCGTGGCCGCGGTCACGTTGAACCTGGTCTCTTCCCTGGGCCTGGCGCCGGCGCAGGCCGCCCGCCATGCCCTCTTCCAGGTGGCGTCCATCATTACCACCACCGGCTTTTCGACCGTGGACTTCAACCTCTGGCCGGACTTCAGCCGCCTCATACTTGTCCTGCTGATGTTCATCGGCGGCTGCGCGGGATCCACGGGCGGCGCGATCAAGGTCGTCCGCTTCATCATCCTGTGGAAGGTGGCCATACGTCAGTTGCGGCGCCTCATCCACCCCCAGGCCGTGCTCCCCGTTCGCCTGGGCGGCGCCGTTATCCCCTCCGAGATGGTCGATATCGTGCAGGCCTTCTTCATTCTGTACCTGGGCCTCTTCTTCGGCTCGGTCATCATTGTGGCCGGCGGCGGCGCCGATTTCCTGACCGCCCTGACCGCCGTCGCCGCCACCCTGGGTAACGTCGGCCCGGGCCTGGGGCTGGTCGGTCCTATGTCCAACTTCGCCGCCCTCCCTGACCTCGCCAAGGCCCTACTCTCGTTCTGCATGCTGGTCGGCCGCCTGGAGCTGTTCACCGTGCTGGCCCTGTTGCACCCCGGATTCTGGCGCCGCTGA
- a CDS encoding ion channel: protein MSSSRALLYAFLALAVILGGSVPALTAFEDLTTFEAFWLAVVSIATVGYGDYVPVTTAGRITTIVIIFAGVGLFFYAMTILNGVVIEGRILNVWGRRRMQREISRLKDHVIVCGGGRVGQAVIEQLRHERAPLVVIEREGEIIQGPSPDELILAGDTLVVFGPGNRLADLEVKAQRAAPGRAGWRS from the coding sequence TTGTCCTCATCGCGGGCTCTCTTGTACGCTTTTCTGGCCCTGGCCGTGATCCTGGGCGGCAGCGTCCCGGCCCTGACGGCGTTTGAGGATTTGACAACATTTGAAGCCTTCTGGCTGGCGGTGGTCAGTATCGCCACCGTGGGCTACGGTGATTACGTGCCCGTTACGACGGCCGGCCGGATCACGACCATCGTCATCATTTTTGCCGGCGTGGGCCTTTTCTTTTACGCGATGACCATCTTGAACGGCGTCGTCATCGAGGGGCGTATTTTAAATGTGTGGGGGAGACGAAGAATGCAGCGCGAGATCTCCAGGCTTAAGGACCACGTGATCGTATGCGGCGGGGGCCGGGTGGGCCAGGCGGTGATCGAACAGCTTCGCCACGAACGCGCCCCCCTGGTGGTCATCGAGCGGGAGGGGGAGATCATCCAGGGCCCGTCTCCTGACGAATTGATCCTGGCGGGGGACACCCTGGTCGTTTTCGGCCCCGGAAACCGGCTGGCGGACCTGGAGGTCAAGGCCCAGAGGGCGGCCCCGGGACGGGCCGGCTGGAGGAGTTGA
- a CDS encoding universal stress protein: MYKKILIPSDGSEYAMRAAEYALEVAKENPAVEITIVYAYQLVPDLALDTPFTPSIITFADEQAQAILEKTAKVFEDAGIKAETVVRRGDPGREIAELAREGGFDHIIMGTRGAGALGGLIFGSVAQKVVQLAPCPVLLVK; encoded by the coding sequence ATGTATAAGAAAATCTTGATACCCTCGGACGGGTCGGAGTATGCGATGCGGGCGGCGGAGTATGCCCTGGAGGTGGCCAAAGAAAACCCCGCGGTGGAGATAACGATCGTCTATGCCTACCAGCTGGTGCCCGATCTGGCCCTCGATACGCCCTTTACGCCTTCCATCATCACCTTTGCCGATGAACAGGCCCAGGCCATCCTGGAAAAAACGGCGAAGGTCTTCGAGGATGCCGGCATCAAGGCGGAGACCGTGGTGCGCCGCGGGGATCCCGGGCGGGAGATCGCGGAGCTGGCCCGCGAGGGAGGTTTCGACCACATTATTATGGGAACGCGTGGAGCCGGCGCCCTGGGAGGCCTCATTTTCGGCAGTGTGGCCCAGAAGGTGGTCCAGCTGGCGCCGTGTCCGGTGCTGTTGGTGAAGTAG
- a CDS encoding MDR family MFS transporter: MDKQRRMITIAVLLATFLAALDITIVGTAMPTIIGRLGGMALFSWVFSIYLLTSAVSTPIYGKLADLFGRKAVFVCGTGLFLLGSALCGLAQSMPQLILFRAIQGLGAGAVLPVTITIIGDIFAAEERARMQGLFSSVWGISAIIGPGIGGFIVDYLDWRWVFYINLPLGLLAMAMILRYLAETRHPGRPRMDYLGSLTLAAGVTALLLVLLEGGGDWPWSSWPVFALGGAALALLAFFVHHEARVPEPMLPLSLFRNRVISGSVAGNFIAGAVMIGVSSYIPLFVQGVLGGSALTAGAAVAPMSIGWPLGSTIGGRFLLRVGYKRMAVLGLGFNVLSAVMLVALAPGSPQILVTAATFTMGLGLGFSTTAFIVYVQSSVGWRQRGVATAVVQFMRTLGSTVGVALTAAIMNRLLARGLEGVPSLAGADPAALTNCLLDPLQRAVLGAGERQAVQEALAYGLHGAFWAVLALAFIGLLVGLCLPSPGRLSSAEENREAPPAEG, translated from the coding sequence TTGGACAAGCAGCGCCGGATGATCACCATCGCCGTCCTCCTGGCGACCTTCCTCGCCGCCCTCGACATCACCATCGTCGGGACGGCCATGCCGACCATCATCGGCCGGCTCGGGGGGATGGCCCTTTTCTCCTGGGTGTTTTCCATTTACCTCTTGACCTCGGCGGTCAGCACGCCGATTTACGGCAAGCTGGCCGACCTCTTCGGGCGGAAAGCGGTTTTCGTCTGCGGTACCGGCCTTTTCCTGCTCGGGTCCGCGCTCTGCGGCCTGGCACAGAGCATGCCCCAGCTCATCCTCTTCCGGGCGATCCAGGGCCTGGGGGCCGGCGCCGTTCTCCCGGTGACGATCACCATCATCGGGGACATCTTCGCCGCCGAGGAGCGCGCCCGGATGCAGGGGCTCTTCAGCAGCGTCTGGGGCATCTCGGCCATCATCGGCCCCGGCATAGGGGGCTTCATTGTCGACTACCTGGACTGGCGCTGGGTCTTTTACATCAACCTGCCCCTGGGCCTTCTGGCCATGGCCATGATCCTGCGCTACCTGGCGGAGACCCGCCACCCCGGCCGCCCCCGGATGGACTACCTGGGTTCGCTCACCCTGGCCGCGGGGGTCACCGCTCTCCTCCTCGTGCTCCTCGAAGGCGGGGGCGACTGGCCGTGGTCGTCCTGGCCGGTCTTCGCCCTGGGCGGCGCCGCCCTCGCCCTGCTGGCCTTCTTCGTGCACCACGAGGCCCGCGTCCCCGAGCCCATGCTCCCCCTTTCCCTTTTCCGCAACCGGGTCATCAGCGGTTCAGTGGCAGGAAACTTCATCGCCGGCGCGGTGATGATTGGCGTCTCCTCATATATTCCGCTCTTTGTCCAGGGCGTGCTGGGCGGGTCGGCGCTTACGGCGGGGGCGGCGGTGGCGCCGATGTCCATCGGCTGGCCCCTGGGGAGCACCATCGGGGGCCGTTTCCTGCTCCGCGTGGGGTACAAGCGCATGGCCGTCCTGGGCCTGGGCTTCAACGTCTTGTCCGCCGTAATGCTCGTCGCCCTCGCGCCCGGCTCGCCTCAGATCCTGGTGACGGCGGCGACCTTCACTATGGGCCTGGGGCTTGGCTTCTCCACCACGGCCTTTATTGTCTATGTCCAGTCCTCGGTGGGCTGGCGGCAGCGCGGGGTGGCCACGGCCGTGGTCCAGTTCATGCGCACCCTGGGCTCCACGGTGGGCGTGGCGCTGACGGCGGCGATCATGAACCGCCTGCTGGCGCGCGGGCTCGAAGGGGTGCCCTCGCTTGCGGGTGCCGACCCCGCGGCATTGACCAACTGCCTGCTGGACCCCCTGCAGCGCGCCGTGCTTGGAGCCGGGGAACGCCAGGCCGTCCAGGAAGCGCTGGCCTACGGCCTGCACGGCGCCTTCTGGGCTGTGCTGGCGCTGGCCTTCATAGGGCTGCTGGTCGGGCTGTGCCTCCCCTCGCCGGGGCGACTCTCTTCCGCGGAGGAGAACCGCGAGGCGCCGCCGGCTGAAGGGTAA